A window of the Trichoderma asperellum chromosome 4, complete sequence genome harbors these coding sequences:
- a CDS encoding uncharacterized protein (EggNog:ENOG41), translating into MSLFPDPRRIVTGHSQDGKSIVVDDNTISCLPTSIKCNFAVLYETHEFPATLHEWEDPIRQRTTNLANQNGVVLRVVDFPPNTETAFHRTESLDFGILHQGEITCHLDDGVRVEMKAGDTCVQRGTIHGWTNYSNKPARMYFVLTAAEPVVVRGTTLGEKGFDRKHVASGGTREGSSSQLEATT; encoded by the exons ATGTCTCTTTTTCCGGATCCCAGGCGTATTGTCACAGGCCACAGCCAAGATGGCAAGTCGATAGTAGTAGATGATAACACAATCAGTTGCCTGCCGACATCCATCAAGTGCAATTTTGCGGTCTTGTACGAAACCCACGAGTTTCCAGCGACTTTGCATGAATGGGAGGACCCTATCAGGCAGAGAACAACCAATTTGGCGAATCAGAACGGCGTTGTTTTGAGGGTCGTGGACTTTCCCCCAAATACAGAGACT GCTTTTCATCGCACAGAATCTTTGGACTTTGGCATCTTGCATCAAGGCGAAATCACATG TCATCTCGATGATGGCGTGCGAGTGGAAATGAAGGCCGGGGATACCTGCGTCCAGCGGGGCACAATACATGGGTGGACAAATTACTCCAATAAGCCAGCCCGTATGTACTTCGTTCTTACAG CTGCTGAACCGGTGGTAGTACGCGGGACGACCTTGGGGGAGAAGGGGTTCGACAGGAAACATGTGGCATCAGGAGGAACTCGCGAAGGGAGCAGCTCACAACTAGAGGCAACGACTTAG
- a CDS encoding uncharacterized protein (EggNog:ENOG41): MNVRVNRGAGRPRTACTQCSSLKIRCSGEQPSCRRCTRLGRHCTWADDYRAQRAFGHNHLDFFARDLDAWTMIPSLPADSHQSSAVGISRTCMFDLVNTFFTHVFNASLLLHRTSFLDCLSCGSAEKHMTLSVMALASRFSQKPNPCDNAVGSGFAEELATEAERLVFARLASPSEENLVTLVNLTLLWYAQGQWRRAAIHLSNAQCTSRILGLGRKPLLGYSNNQEQTVCDFITAELSRRRFWAVFLLSQFAKGDDCYQQFEAELKDPAGVKTPCNEQMFQPLGNTNLDRHFGNQIVEDSLYAHMIRVISMWRTVCQLVKSHSKFTAKLLTIQELDLRFNAWRTSLPSSLELDDVLQDSSLRRSKVSLLHIIYHQVMSVLHACVVPLFCLHSIRPTDATDTPSAATEADRGMETETDPMAYESLQRASAQKALYHARQISHIISKTELNGVQLLSSGFTGYAAYSSCAIQLPFLWCRSTNVREMARRNIQANIAVIDYIQSQWKVVAALRGYIPLLYKHHESMSYSLTDEPANLQLADLNLHCKSDSNRATMSILHHNAIIWDKGELLNHDNLPDIGLATRRRPQQQQQSDKVGGGGYLYNNSSSGISKGEISGLEAIDGFPLGSMHQNDDLLDEPSLTYSGLSFSDASSNAYNWLDDADFLSLGVLDELEIERRVY; this comes from the exons ATGAATGTTCGAGTTAATAGGGGTGCTGGCCGCCCAAGAACTGCTTGTACGCAGTGCAGCTCATTAAAA ATCCGTTGCAGCGGTGAACAACCCTCTTGCCGCAGATGTACGCGCCTTGGTCGTCATTGCACCTGGGCCGATGATTATCGAGCTCAACGTGCCTTTGGGCACAATCACTTGGATTTCTTCGCGAGGGATTTAGATGCATGGACTATGATCCCTTCTTTGCCTGCAGACAGCCATCAGTCATCGGCTGTCGGGATATCGCGAACATGCATGTTTGACCTTGTGAACACATTCTTCACCCACGTTTTCaacgcttctcttcttctccatcgaaCATCATTCCTTGACTGCCTAAGCTGTGGCTCTGCGGAGAAACACATGACACTCAGTGTCATGGCACTAGCTTCAAG ATTTTCTCAAAAGCCTAACCCATGCGATAATGCTGTTGGTTCAGGCTTTGCTGAGGAGTTGGCGACCGAGGCGGAGCGGCTCGTCTTTGCACGAttggcatcgccatcagAGGAAAACCTTGTCACTCTCGTGAATCTTACTTTGTTATGGTATGCGCAAGGACAGTGGCGCCGGGCTGCCATCCACTTGAGTAATGCTCAATGCACCTCACGTATTCTCGGCCTTGGAAGGAAGCCATTGCTTGGTTACTCAAACAACCAGGAGCAGACTGTGTGTGATTTTATCACTGCAGAGTTGAGCCGACGGCGCTTCTGGGCCGTTTTCTTACTGAGCCAGTTTGCGAAGGGCGACGATTGCTATCAACAATTCGAAGCGGAGCTGAAAGACCCAGCCGGAGTCAAAACACCATGCAATGAGCAAATGTTCCAGCCACTAGGCAACACTAATCTGGACCGCCATTTTGGCAATCAGATTGTCGAGGACAGCTTGTATGCACATATGATACGCGTTATCAGCATGTG GAGGACGGTGTGCCAACTAGTCAAGAGTCATTCCAAATTTACTGCTAAGCTTCTAACTATTCAAGAGTTGGACCTGCGCTTTAATGCTTGGCGGACCAGTCTCCCCAGCTCTCTGGAGTTGGACGACGTTCTGCAAGACTCATCTCTCAGGCGCAGCAAAGTATCGTTGCTGCACATTATCTACCACCAAGTAATGTCTGTGCTTCATGCTTGTGTAGTTCCGTTGTTCTGCCTTCACTCTATCAGACCGACCGACGCTACGGACACTCCTTCTGCTGCTACCGAAGCTGACAGGGGAATGGAAACGGAAACCGATCCTATGGCCTACGAGTCGTTGCAAAGGGCGTCTGCTCAAAAGGCCCTTTACCATGCGAGGCAAATATCTCATATCATCTCTAAGACTGAATTAAACGGCGTCCAACTCCTATCAAGTGGGTTCACTGGATACGCTGCCTATAGCTCCTGCGCGATTCAGCTTCCTTTTCTGTGGTGTCGAAGTACTAACGTGAGGGAAATGGCACGTCGAAACATTCAAGCAAATATCGCCGTCATTGACTACATTCAGAGCCAATGGAAAGTTGTTGCCGCTTTG AGAGGTTATATTCCTCTACTCTACAAGCATCACGAGAGCATGTCGTACTCTTTGACAGATGAACCCGCCAATCTACAGCTAGCCGACCTGAACCTGCATTGCAAGTCTGATTCCAATCGCGCCACCATGTCTATTCTTCATCATAACGCAATCATTTGGGACAAGGGAGAACTTCTGAATCATGACAACTTGCCCGACATTGGCCTGGCTACTCGTCggcggccgcagcagcaacaacaatcgGACAAAGTAGGCGGCGGtggttatttatataataatagtagttcAGGTATCAGCAAGGGTGAAATAAGTGGTTTGGAAGCTATCGATGGCTTCCCACTGGGGTCAATGCATCAAAATGATGACTTACTTGATGAGCCGTCCTTGACATACTCAGGCCTGTCATTTTCCGATGCCTCTTCAAATGCGTATAATTGGCTCGACGATGCCGACTTCTTAAGTCTAGGGGTCCTCGATGAGTTAGAGATTGAGAGGAGAGTCTATTGA
- a CDS encoding uncharacterized protein (EggNog:ENOG41~antiSMASH:Cluster_4.2): MSFYMQSLFPKNQSFSFEALRAAGYANAAGADIGEVMAICSRIAPGDEDAWLKEWKGSGDRAVANAEISLSKGNRSGARDAFLRAANYYRTAEFYRRDNPFNDALSASLATQSTRAFYAAMKLVDHITERVRIPYEGSVTLPGTIFRQREDQNKPRPLVIVNGGFDSTREEVGYGIAPWALEAGFNVLTFDGPGQGETLREQKLRFRPDWENVITPVVEYALSQEYVDEKKLVIMGISMGGFLVARAAAFEHRAAAIVVNDGIFDFGDSFRRSTPAIIKCLLKYGWYGTVNRLLGFVMPMDTGLSWALRNGKWVFGVTSGVEVLEAVNKYTLDGLVDKIVTPILVMDAADDHFLKGQPAALFGKLECEKAYVVLTQEEGASAHCHVGASARANQVVFDWLLPQLGMVSNASM, encoded by the coding sequence ATGTCATTCTATATGCAATCCCTCTTCCCCAAAAATCAGTCCTTCAGCTTCGAGGCTCTGCGAGCTGCGGGCTATGCTAATGCTGCAGGTGCAGATATTGGAGAGGTGATGGCAATCTGCTCGCGGATTGCCCCTGGCGACGAAGATGCCTGGTTAAAAGAATGGAAAGGATCAGGCGACCGTGCGGTCGCTAACGCAGAGATCAGTCTGTCCAAGGGGAACCGATCTGGCGCCAGGGATGCCTTTCTACGCGCTGCCAACTACTACCGCACAGCTGAGTTCTATCGGCGAGACAACCCGTTCAATGATGCGTTGTCGGCTTCGCTAGCAACACAAAGCACCCGGGCATTCTATGCGGCGATGAAGCTCGTGGATCATATCACGGAACGAGTTCGCATTCCATATGAAGGCTCTGTGACATTGCCGGGCACCATCTTCAGACAACGAGAGGATCAGAACAAACCAAGGCCACTGGTCATTGTCAACGGTGGATTTGACTCGACTCGAGAGGAAGTCGGCTACGGAATAGCACCATGGGCGCTGGAAGCCGGGTTCAATGTCCTCACATTTGACGGCCCTGGTCAGGGAGAGACACTCCGGGAGCAAAAGCTTCGTTTCCGACCGGATTGGGAAAACGTCATTACTCCGGTGGTTGAATACGCCTTGTCTCAAGAATATGTTGACGAGAAAAAGCTCGTCATCATGGGCATTAGCATGGGTGGCTTTCTTGTTGCACGGGCCGCAGCTTTCGAGCAccgtgctgctgccatcgtTGTCAACGACGGCATATTCGATTTTGGCGATTCTTTCCGTAGGTCAACACCAGCAATAATCAAGTGTCTTCTCAAGTATGGCTGGTATGGGACGGTCAACAGGCTCCTGGGGTTCGTCATGCCAATGGATACTGGCCTGAGCTGGGCCCTGCGGAACGGAAAATGGGTATTCGGAGTAACCTCTGGAGTAGAGGTGCTGGAGGCAGTGAACAAGTACACACTTGATGGTCTAGTGGACAAGATTGTCACCCCTATATTGGTTATGGATGCCGCGGACGACCATTTCCTAAAAGGTCAACCTGCTGCACTATTTGGAAAGCTGGAGTGCGAGAAGGCATACGTTGTCTTGACTCAGGAGGAAGGTGCAAGCGCTCACTGCCACGTGGGCGCCAGTGCAAGAGCAAATCAGGTCGTCTTCGATTGGCTCCTCCCACAGCTGGGTATGGTATCAAATGCTAGTATGTAG
- a CDS encoding uncharacterized protein (antiSMASH:Cluster_4.2~TransMembrane:1 (o12-29i)) — protein sequence MGLNSDCTRPQWVIFAVLPVTPPLVYASISMDGTGTGMRNEDDLTYKLEDIVRVNGNV from the coding sequence ATGGGTCTTAATTCAGACTGCACCCGTCCACAATGGGTGATTTTCGCCGTGCTCCCTGTCACTCCGCCTCTTGTTTATGCTTCTATTTCCATGGATGGTACTGGAACCGGAATGCGGAACGAAGATGACTTGACCTACAAGCTCGAAGATATCGTTCGTGTAAACGGTAACGTCTAG